The Anopheles merus strain MAF chromosome 2L, AmerM5.1, whole genome shotgun sequence genome has a segment encoding these proteins:
- the LOC121593956 gene encoding tubulin polymerization-promoting protein homolog isoform X1: protein MYTHVAVHRSHTMADEAQPPNGTDVVDKMTVEVAEMALDAKEAAGKEAASGQPGAAEPAKPSEKETNGSATPAKPVCSAAFKEQFKAFSKFGDTKSDGKHLTLSQSDKWMKQAKVIDKKITTTDTGIHFKKLKSMKLTYEDYNKFLDDLAKTKKVELDEIKNKMANCGAPGVHNATPGKAAETVARLTDTSKYTGSHKQRFDETGKGKGIAGRKDMVDQSGYVSGYGHKNTYDKTH, encoded by the exons ATGTACACACATGTCGCAGTTCATCG CTCCCACACCATGGCCGATGAAGCGCAACCACCGAATGGTACGGACGTCGTAGACAAGATGACCGTAGAGGTGGCTGAAATGGCACTCGACGCTAAAGAAGCTGCAGGCAAGGAAGCTGCCAGCGGCCAACCGGGTGCAGCCGAACCGGCAAAGCCGTccgaaaaggaaacaaacggTTCGGCGACACCTGCCAAGCCCGTCTGTTCCGCGGCCTTTAAGGAACAGTTTAAAGCCTTCTCAAAGTTTGGTGATACAAAGTCGGATGGAAAACATCTAACGCTTTCGCAAAGCGACAAGTGGATGAAGCAAGCGAAG GTTATTGATAAGAAGATAACGACCACCGATACGGGAATACACTTCAAGAAGCTAAAATCGATGAAGCTGACGTACGAAGACTATAACAAATTTCTGGACGATCtggcaaaaacaaagaaagtcGAGCTGGatgaaatcaaaaacaaaatggcaaaCTGTGGCGCTCCCGGAGTACATAATGCAACG CCGGGAAAAGCGGCCGAAACGGTGGCTCGCCTTACCGACACGTCCAAGTACACCGGTTCGCACAAGCAACGGTTCGATGAAACTGGCAAGGGCAAGGGTATTGCCGGCCGAAAGGATATGGTCGACCAGTCCGGTTATGTGTCCGGATATGGGCACAAAAACACCTACGACAAAACTCATTGA
- the LOC121593956 gene encoding tubulin polymerization-promoting protein homolog isoform X2: MADEAQPPNGTDVVDKMTVEVAEMALDAKEAAGKEAASGQPGAAEPAKPSEKETNGSATPAKPVCSAAFKEQFKAFSKFGDTKSDGKHLTLSQSDKWMKQAKVIDKKITTTDTGIHFKKLKSMKLTYEDYNKFLDDLAKTKKVELDEIKNKMANCGAPGVHNATPGKAAETVARLTDTSKYTGSHKQRFDETGKGKGIAGRKDMVDQSGYVSGYGHKNTYDKTH; this comes from the exons ATGGCCGATGAAGCGCAACCACCGAATGGTACGGACGTCGTAGACAAGATGACCGTAGAGGTGGCTGAAATGGCACTCGACGCTAAAGAAGCTGCAGGCAAGGAAGCTGCCAGCGGCCAACCGGGTGCAGCCGAACCGGCAAAGCCGTccgaaaaggaaacaaacggTTCGGCGACACCTGCCAAGCCCGTCTGTTCCGCGGCCTTTAAGGAACAGTTTAAAGCCTTCTCAAAGTTTGGTGATACAAAGTCGGATGGAAAACATCTAACGCTTTCGCAAAGCGACAAGTGGATGAAGCAAGCGAAG GTTATTGATAAGAAGATAACGACCACCGATACGGGAATACACTTCAAGAAGCTAAAATCGATGAAGCTGACGTACGAAGACTATAACAAATTTCTGGACGATCtggcaaaaacaaagaaagtcGAGCTGGatgaaatcaaaaacaaaatggcaaaCTGTGGCGCTCCCGGAGTACATAATGCAACG CCGGGAAAAGCGGCCGAAACGGTGGCTCGCCTTACCGACACGTCCAAGTACACCGGTTCGCACAAGCAACGGTTCGATGAAACTGGCAAGGGCAAGGGTATTGCCGGCCGAAAGGATATGGTCGACCAGTCCGGTTATGTGTCCGGATATGGGCACAAAAACACCTACGACAAAACTCATTGA
- the LOC121593952 gene encoding transmembrane protein 209 isoform X1 — translation MSSNPGSPVQCSPIVNRTLELNLNRKRSKECLRWGTVHILLLSVVLFDISNKCSYSFSNLYYVEYVAAAMLSCSMVYYYTCYFYYLFSAEPIRGTEQQRRILRFDANDSSFITTPLQAKQSASADNTPMNVSTSLLRSFHESSFSIASPRWVFSRGSPPMEPARPPMLYDRNLSYEASPNVSGGSIKFSPALRKLGPPGDTILDDKFMETYAHKFNLSYSEASMDKSNRSQKEQANNTDDSMNSSFGRYRFNDMSHLLKTSLYQLSSSVTPSKQLTKELETGPYNAFIDGSPEGLKKVSTTQLSTYVGNLRMWISLTILQRIEEEINIADQAFKSRGFADIQIGNIGLERLKKTAENQQLVSLYIPRLPLLIPFLEMSTNQEYLVQRIKDLAKGSCLADYRWNSGSAYKGISWDEHLPTDSAIIFHLFCTYLDSQLRPLPQPGGRPFFNRYVVVGDKKTTKETLAEVNTKNKAKCAILYSNPLKPKFNFVSDDKIHSCAYDRNNLFYVIIQFLMYMKTHHECSLEGINLGRSGINILCCIED, via the exons ATGTCTAGCAA TCCCGGTTCCCCGGTGCAGTGCAGCCCGATCGTGAATCggacgcttgagctgaacctAAATAGGAAGCGTTCGAAGGAATGCTTGCGATGGGGCACGGTGCACATACTGCTACTGTCCGTGGTGCTGTTCGACATCTCCAACAAGTGCTCGTACTCGTTTTCGAACCTGTACTACGTCGAGTACGTCGCCGCAGCCATGCTGTCCTGCAGCATGGTGTACTACTACACCTGCTACTTTTACTACCTGTTCAGTGCAGAGCCCATCCGGGGCACGGAACAGCAACGGCGAATACTCAGGTTCGATGCAAACGACAGCTCGTTCATCACCACTCCGCTGCAGGCCAAGCAATCGGCCAGCGCGGACAACACGCCAATGAACGTGTCTACCTCACTGTTGCGGTCCTTTCACGAATCGAGCTTTTCGATTGCCTCGCCCCGCTGGGTGTTCAGCAGGGGCAGCCCACCGATGGAACCGGCCCGGCCACCGATGCTGTACGACCGCAACCTGTCCTACGAGGCGTCACCGAACGTCAGTGGCGGTTCGATCAAGTTTTCTCCTGCGCTGCGGAAGCTAGGTCCGCCGGGCGATACGATACTGGATGACAAATTTATGGAAACCTATGCACA TAAGTTCAATCTTTCCTACAGTGAAGCATCGATGGATAAGAGCAACCGATCGCAGAAGGAGCAAGCGAACAATACCGATGATTCGATGAACTCGTCCTTTGGTCGGTACCGGTTCAACGACATGTCGCACCTGCTCAAAACCTCCCTCTACCAACTGTCGTCCTCGGTGACGCCAAGCAAACAGCTGACGAAGGAGCTCGAGACGGGCCCGTACAATGCGTTTATCGATGGCAGTCCCGAGGGCTTGAAAAAAGTGTCCACCACGCAGCTGTCCACGTACGTGGGCAATTTGCGCATGTGGATCTCGTTGACGATATTGCAGCGTATCGAGGAGGAGATCAATATTGCCGATCAGGCATTCAAGAGCCGTGGCTTTGCTGACATTCAGATCGGCAATATCGGGCTGGAGCGGTTGAAGAAAACGGCCGAAAATCAGCAGCTGGTGTCGTTGTACATCCCGCGGCTACCGTTGCTGATACCGTTTCTGGAAATGTCCACCAATCAGGAGTATCTGGTGCAGCGCATCAAGGATCTTGCCAAGGGTAGCTGTTTGGCCGACTATCGGTGGAATTCCGGTTCGGCTTACAAGGGTATTAGCTGGGATGAACATCTGCCTACCGATTCGGCC ATTATTTTCCACCTCTTCTGCACGTATCTGGATAGTCAGCTGCGTCCGCTGCCACAACCGGGTGGGCGTCCCTTCTTCAACCGCTACGTCGTAGTAGGCGATAAGAAGACGACCAAGGAAACACTTGCGGAAGTGAACACCAAAAATAAGGCCAAGTGCGCAATTCTTTACTCAAACCCCCTAAAGCCCAAATTTAACTTCGTTTCGGATGACAAAATTCACAGCTGTGCCTAT GATCGAAATAATCTGTTCTACGTCATCATTCAATTTTTAATGTATATGAAAACCCACCACGAATGCTCACTGGAGGGCATTAATCTCGGCAGAAGTGGCATCAACATACTGTGCTGCATCGAAGACTAG
- the LOC121593952 gene encoding transmembrane protein 209 isoform X2 has product MSSNPGSPVQCSPIVNRTLELNLNRKRSKECLRWGTVHILLLSVVLFDISNKCSYSFSNLYYVEYVAAAMLSCSMVYYYTCYFYYLFSAEPIRGTEQQRRILRFDANDSSFITTPLQAKQSASADNTPMNVSTSLLRSFHESSFSIASPRWVFSRGSPPMEPARPPMLYDRNLSYEASPNVSGGSIKFSPALRKLGPPGDTILDDKFMETYAHEASMDKSNRSQKEQANNTDDSMNSSFGRYRFNDMSHLLKTSLYQLSSSVTPSKQLTKELETGPYNAFIDGSPEGLKKVSTTQLSTYVGNLRMWISLTILQRIEEEINIADQAFKSRGFADIQIGNIGLERLKKTAENQQLVSLYIPRLPLLIPFLEMSTNQEYLVQRIKDLAKGSCLADYRWNSGSAYKGISWDEHLPTDSAIIFHLFCTYLDSQLRPLPQPGGRPFFNRYVVVGDKKTTKETLAEVNTKNKAKCAILYSNPLKPKFNFVSDDKIHSCAYDRNNLFYVIIQFLMYMKTHHECSLEGINLGRSGINILCCIED; this is encoded by the exons ATGTCTAGCAA TCCCGGTTCCCCGGTGCAGTGCAGCCCGATCGTGAATCggacgcttgagctgaacctAAATAGGAAGCGTTCGAAGGAATGCTTGCGATGGGGCACGGTGCACATACTGCTACTGTCCGTGGTGCTGTTCGACATCTCCAACAAGTGCTCGTACTCGTTTTCGAACCTGTACTACGTCGAGTACGTCGCCGCAGCCATGCTGTCCTGCAGCATGGTGTACTACTACACCTGCTACTTTTACTACCTGTTCAGTGCAGAGCCCATCCGGGGCACGGAACAGCAACGGCGAATACTCAGGTTCGATGCAAACGACAGCTCGTTCATCACCACTCCGCTGCAGGCCAAGCAATCGGCCAGCGCGGACAACACGCCAATGAACGTGTCTACCTCACTGTTGCGGTCCTTTCACGAATCGAGCTTTTCGATTGCCTCGCCCCGCTGGGTGTTCAGCAGGGGCAGCCCACCGATGGAACCGGCCCGGCCACCGATGCTGTACGACCGCAACCTGTCCTACGAGGCGTCACCGAACGTCAGTGGCGGTTCGATCAAGTTTTCTCCTGCGCTGCGGAAGCTAGGTCCGCCGGGCGATACGATACTGGATGACAAATTTATGGAAACCTATGCACA TGAAGCATCGATGGATAAGAGCAACCGATCGCAGAAGGAGCAAGCGAACAATACCGATGATTCGATGAACTCGTCCTTTGGTCGGTACCGGTTCAACGACATGTCGCACCTGCTCAAAACCTCCCTCTACCAACTGTCGTCCTCGGTGACGCCAAGCAAACAGCTGACGAAGGAGCTCGAGACGGGCCCGTACAATGCGTTTATCGATGGCAGTCCCGAGGGCTTGAAAAAAGTGTCCACCACGCAGCTGTCCACGTACGTGGGCAATTTGCGCATGTGGATCTCGTTGACGATATTGCAGCGTATCGAGGAGGAGATCAATATTGCCGATCAGGCATTCAAGAGCCGTGGCTTTGCTGACATTCAGATCGGCAATATCGGGCTGGAGCGGTTGAAGAAAACGGCCGAAAATCAGCAGCTGGTGTCGTTGTACATCCCGCGGCTACCGTTGCTGATACCGTTTCTGGAAATGTCCACCAATCAGGAGTATCTGGTGCAGCGCATCAAGGATCTTGCCAAGGGTAGCTGTTTGGCCGACTATCGGTGGAATTCCGGTTCGGCTTACAAGGGTATTAGCTGGGATGAACATCTGCCTACCGATTCGGCC ATTATTTTCCACCTCTTCTGCACGTATCTGGATAGTCAGCTGCGTCCGCTGCCACAACCGGGTGGGCGTCCCTTCTTCAACCGCTACGTCGTAGTAGGCGATAAGAAGACGACCAAGGAAACACTTGCGGAAGTGAACACCAAAAATAAGGCCAAGTGCGCAATTCTTTACTCAAACCCCCTAAAGCCCAAATTTAACTTCGTTTCGGATGACAAAATTCACAGCTGTGCCTAT GATCGAAATAATCTGTTCTACGTCATCATTCAATTTTTAATGTATATGAAAACCCACCACGAATGCTCACTGGAGGGCATTAATCTCGGCAGAAGTGGCATCAACATACTGTGCTGCATCGAAGACTAG